In Tachysurus vachellii isolate PV-2020 chromosome 12, HZAU_Pvac_v1, whole genome shotgun sequence, the following are encoded in one genomic region:
- the snx14 gene encoding sorting nexin-14 isoform X1 yields the protein MAGVKVFLESLRRGLKVDVMREVARQYPFICFILISMLSSTIILNRYLHVLMIFWFFLAGAITFYFSLSPDSLIPNVLISITSKDKKPEQQELFPQGHSCAVCGKKKCRRHRPGLLLENYQPWLGLKVHSKVDTSIREVLELVLENFVYPWYRDITDDEACVDELRQTLRFFASVLVRRAQKVNLPSVVTGKMMKAAMKHIEIAAKAQQKVDKNRGLQQVALEEYGSDLHLALRSRRDELLYLRKLTEMLFPYVMPPKATDCRSLSLLIREVMTGSVFLPTMDFIADPDTVNYMVLLFIDDTPPETATEPPSALVPFLQKYADSRNKNPSVLKMDLKEIRAQQDLLFRFMSFLKQEGAVHVLQFCLAVEEFNDKILCPELSDSEMQSLHGEVQKIYVTYCLEESIDKISFDPIIIEEIRNIAEGPYQDVVKLQKMTCFFEAYEHVLSLLENVFTPMFCHSDEYFRHLLCGVESPPRNAKLNRNLSLDELRNPPKRGESFGISRIGSKLKGVFRSSTMEGAMLPTYTMVDGEEDMVEEATVVVEDDSTPVPVEVVSTPGTQRNLSAWIISIPFVDFFDDEAKKERVPVFCIDVERHDREHVGHETESWSVYRRYLEFYVLESKLTEFHGSFQDAQLPSKRIIGPKNFEFLTSKREEFEEYLQNLLRHPELSNSQLLADFLSPYSTETQFLDKMLPDVNLGRIFKSVPGKLIKEKGQNLEPFLQSFLISCEQPKPKPSRPELTVLSPTAGSNKKLYNNLYKNNAGQADSTDRKHKQNYFLEQMELEGVYDYMMYVGRVVFHMPDWLHHVLSAGRILVKKTLEAYMDQYLQYKLDQILQEHRLVSLITLLRDAVFCENNEERSPEDKLRRAKQAFEEMMNYLPELVGKCIGEENKYDGIQLLFNCLQQPLLNKQITYILLDIAVEELFPELNTKENP from the exons ATGGCGGGTGTTAAAGTGTTCCTCGAGTCGCTCAGGAGGGGACTGAAGGTGGATGTGATGAGGGAAGTGGCGCGACAGTACCCCTTCATCTGCTTCATCCTCATCTCCATGCTCTCCTCAACCATAATCCTCAACAG ataTCTCCATGTCCTGATGATATTTTGGTTTTTCCTGGCTGGAGCGATCACCTTCTACTTCTCTCTCAGTCCCGACAGCCTCATACCCAATGTCCTGATTTCCATAACCAGCAAAGAtaaa aagCCAGAGCAGCAGGAGCTCTTCCCACAGGGCCACAGTTGTGCAGTTTGTGGGAAGAAAAAGTGCAGACGACACAG ACCGGGTCTTCTTCTGGAAAACTACCAGCCGTGGTTGGGGTTGAAGGTGCACTCCAAGGTGGACACGTCAATCAGAGAG GTGTTGGAGTTGGTCCTAGAGAACTTTGTGTATCCGTGGTACAG aGACATTACAGATGATGAAGCGTGCGTGGACGAACTCAGACAGACCTTAAGATTTTTTGCCTCCGTTCTGGTTCGGCGAGCTCAGAAG GTGAACCTCCCTTCAGTCGTCACTGGTAAAATGATGAAAGCTGCCATGAAGCACATTGAGATCGCTGCCAAAGCACAACAGAAAG TGGATAAAAACCGGGGCCTTCAACAGGTGGCGTTGGAGGAATACGGCTCAGATCTGCACTTGGCTTTGCGCAGTCGGCGAGACGAGCTGCTCTACTTACGGAAACTCACAGAGATGCTATTTCCTTACGTCATGCCTCCTAAAGCTACTGACTGCag GTCTCTGTCTCTGCTGATTCGAGAAGTCATGACCGGCTCGGTGTTTCTCCCAACCATGGACTTCATAGCCGACCCC GACACAGTAAACTACATGGTGCTCTTGTTCATCGATGACACTCCT CCTGAGACAGCAACCGAGCCTCCGTCTGCACTGGTGCCCTTCCTACAGAAATACGCAGACTCACGCAATAAAAATCCCTCT gtgcTGAAGATGGACCTGAAGGAGATTCGAGCGCAGCAGGATCTGCTGTTCCGCTTTATGAGTTTCCTAAAACAGGAGGGAGCCGTGCATGTGCTGCAGTTCTGCCTTGCTGtgg aagaGTTCAATGATAAGATCTTATGTCCGGAGCTGAGTGACTCTGAGATGCAGTCCCTACATGGTGAAGTCCAGAAGATCTATGTGACGTATTGTCTGGAGGAGAGCATCGACAAGATCAGCTTCGACCCCATCATCATCGAGGAAATCCGCAACA ttgcaGAGGGCCCGTACCAAGATGTAGTAAAGCTGCAAAAGATGACGTGTTTCTTTGAGGCCTATGAGCACGTCCTCTCCTTGCTGGAGAACGTCTTCACCCCGATGTTTTGCCACAGCGATGAG TATTTCAGACACCTGCTGTGCGGTGTTGAATCTCCTCCAAGaaatgctaaactaaacag GAATTTGAGTTTGGATGAGTTAAG GAACCCACCTAAACGTGGCGAGTCGTTCGGGATCAGCCGCATCGGCAGTAAGCTGAAGGGCGTGTTTAGGAGCAGCACGATGGAAGGAGCAATGCTACCCACCTACACCATGGTCGATGGAGAAGAGGACATG GTGGAGGAGGCGACGGTGGTAGTGGAGGACGACTCCACTCCCGTGCCCGTAGAAGTGGTGTCTACTCCAGGAACACAGAGGAACCTGTCAGCATGGATCATCTCTATTCCCTTCGTAGACTTCTTTGATGATGAAGCCAAGAAAGAGCGCGTTCCTGTCTTCTGCATCGACGTGGAGCGGCACGACCGAGAGCACG TGGGTCATGAGACAGAAAGCTGGTCAGTCTATAGACGGTACCTCGAGTTCTACGTCCTCGAGTCCAAGCTCACAGAATTCCACG GTTCATTCCAGGATGCACAGCTTCCTTCCAAAAGAATCATCGGACCAAAAAATTTCGAGTTCCTAACCTCCAAGCGTGAGGAGTTTGAGGAATATCTGCAG AACTTGTTGCGACACCCCGAGCTGAGCAACAGCCAACTGTTAGCAGACTTCCTCTCTCCTTatagcacagagacgcagttcCTTGACAAGATGTTGCCTGACGTCAACCTGG GAAGGATTTTTAAGTCTGTACCTGGGAAACTCATTAAGGAG AAAGGACAAAACCTGGAGCCATTCCTCCAGTCCTTCTTGATCTCGTGCGAGCAACCGAAACCCAAACCGAGCCGTCCTGAACTCACCGTGCTCAGCCCCACTGCTGGCAGCAACAAAAAG CTCTACAACAATCTTTATAAAAACAACGCCGGCCAAGCTGACAGCACGGACAGGAAGCATAAGCAGAACTATTTTCTGGAGCAGATGGAGCTGGAGGGTGTTTATGACTACATGATGTATGTGG gtCGTGTAGTTTTCCACATGCCTGACTGGCTGCACCATGTGCTCTCTGCCGGCCGTATACTTGTTAAGAAGACTCTGGAGGCTTACATGGACCAGTACCTCCAGTACAAACTGGACCAGATCCTACAGGAGCATCGTCTCGTCTCCCTAATCACGCTCTTGAGAG
- the snx14 gene encoding sorting nexin-14 isoform X2, with protein sequence MAGVKVFLESLRRGLKVDVMREVARQYPFICFILISMLSSTIILNRYLHVLMIFWFFLAGAITFYFSLSPDSLIPNVLISITSKDKKPEQQELFPQGHSCAVCGKKKCRRHRPGLLLENYQPWLGLKVHSKVDTSIREVLELVLENFVYPWYRDITDDEACVDELRQTLRFFASVLVRRAQKVNLPSVVTGKMMKAAMKHIEIAAKAQQKVDKNRGLQQVALEEYGSDLHLALRSRRDELLYLRKLTEMLFPYVMPPKATDCRSLSLLIREVMTGSVFLPTMDFIADPDTVNYMVLLFIDDTPPETATEPPSALVPFLQKYADSRNKNPSVLKMDLKEIRAQQDLLFRFMSFLKQEGAVHVLQFCLAVEEFNDKILCPELSDSEMQSLHGEVQKIYVTYCLEESIDKISFDPIIIEEIRNIAEGPYQDVVKLQKMTCFFEAYEHVLSLLENVFTPMFCHSDEYFRHLLCGVESPPRNAKLNRNPPKRGESFGISRIGSKLKGVFRSSTMEGAMLPTYTMVDGEEDMVEEATVVVEDDSTPVPVEVVSTPGTQRNLSAWIISIPFVDFFDDEAKKERVPVFCIDVERHDREHVGHETESWSVYRRYLEFYVLESKLTEFHGSFQDAQLPSKRIIGPKNFEFLTSKREEFEEYLQNLLRHPELSNSQLLADFLSPYSTETQFLDKMLPDVNLGRIFKSVPGKLIKEKGQNLEPFLQSFLISCEQPKPKPSRPELTVLSPTAGSNKKLYNNLYKNNAGQADSTDRKHKQNYFLEQMELEGVYDYMMYVGRVVFHMPDWLHHVLSAGRILVKKTLEAYMDQYLQYKLDQILQEHRLVSLITLLRDAVFCENNEERSPEDKLRRAKQAFEEMMNYLPELVGKCIGEENKYDGIQLLFNCLQQPLLNKQITYILLDIAVEELFPELNTKENP encoded by the exons ATGGCGGGTGTTAAAGTGTTCCTCGAGTCGCTCAGGAGGGGACTGAAGGTGGATGTGATGAGGGAAGTGGCGCGACAGTACCCCTTCATCTGCTTCATCCTCATCTCCATGCTCTCCTCAACCATAATCCTCAACAG ataTCTCCATGTCCTGATGATATTTTGGTTTTTCCTGGCTGGAGCGATCACCTTCTACTTCTCTCTCAGTCCCGACAGCCTCATACCCAATGTCCTGATTTCCATAACCAGCAAAGAtaaa aagCCAGAGCAGCAGGAGCTCTTCCCACAGGGCCACAGTTGTGCAGTTTGTGGGAAGAAAAAGTGCAGACGACACAG ACCGGGTCTTCTTCTGGAAAACTACCAGCCGTGGTTGGGGTTGAAGGTGCACTCCAAGGTGGACACGTCAATCAGAGAG GTGTTGGAGTTGGTCCTAGAGAACTTTGTGTATCCGTGGTACAG aGACATTACAGATGATGAAGCGTGCGTGGACGAACTCAGACAGACCTTAAGATTTTTTGCCTCCGTTCTGGTTCGGCGAGCTCAGAAG GTGAACCTCCCTTCAGTCGTCACTGGTAAAATGATGAAAGCTGCCATGAAGCACATTGAGATCGCTGCCAAAGCACAACAGAAAG TGGATAAAAACCGGGGCCTTCAACAGGTGGCGTTGGAGGAATACGGCTCAGATCTGCACTTGGCTTTGCGCAGTCGGCGAGACGAGCTGCTCTACTTACGGAAACTCACAGAGATGCTATTTCCTTACGTCATGCCTCCTAAAGCTACTGACTGCag GTCTCTGTCTCTGCTGATTCGAGAAGTCATGACCGGCTCGGTGTTTCTCCCAACCATGGACTTCATAGCCGACCCC GACACAGTAAACTACATGGTGCTCTTGTTCATCGATGACACTCCT CCTGAGACAGCAACCGAGCCTCCGTCTGCACTGGTGCCCTTCCTACAGAAATACGCAGACTCACGCAATAAAAATCCCTCT gtgcTGAAGATGGACCTGAAGGAGATTCGAGCGCAGCAGGATCTGCTGTTCCGCTTTATGAGTTTCCTAAAACAGGAGGGAGCCGTGCATGTGCTGCAGTTCTGCCTTGCTGtgg aagaGTTCAATGATAAGATCTTATGTCCGGAGCTGAGTGACTCTGAGATGCAGTCCCTACATGGTGAAGTCCAGAAGATCTATGTGACGTATTGTCTGGAGGAGAGCATCGACAAGATCAGCTTCGACCCCATCATCATCGAGGAAATCCGCAACA ttgcaGAGGGCCCGTACCAAGATGTAGTAAAGCTGCAAAAGATGACGTGTTTCTTTGAGGCCTATGAGCACGTCCTCTCCTTGCTGGAGAACGTCTTCACCCCGATGTTTTGCCACAGCGATGAG TATTTCAGACACCTGCTGTGCGGTGTTGAATCTCCTCCAAGaaatgctaaactaaacag GAACCCACCTAAACGTGGCGAGTCGTTCGGGATCAGCCGCATCGGCAGTAAGCTGAAGGGCGTGTTTAGGAGCAGCACGATGGAAGGAGCAATGCTACCCACCTACACCATGGTCGATGGAGAAGAGGACATG GTGGAGGAGGCGACGGTGGTAGTGGAGGACGACTCCACTCCCGTGCCCGTAGAAGTGGTGTCTACTCCAGGAACACAGAGGAACCTGTCAGCATGGATCATCTCTATTCCCTTCGTAGACTTCTTTGATGATGAAGCCAAGAAAGAGCGCGTTCCTGTCTTCTGCATCGACGTGGAGCGGCACGACCGAGAGCACG TGGGTCATGAGACAGAAAGCTGGTCAGTCTATAGACGGTACCTCGAGTTCTACGTCCTCGAGTCCAAGCTCACAGAATTCCACG GTTCATTCCAGGATGCACAGCTTCCTTCCAAAAGAATCATCGGACCAAAAAATTTCGAGTTCCTAACCTCCAAGCGTGAGGAGTTTGAGGAATATCTGCAG AACTTGTTGCGACACCCCGAGCTGAGCAACAGCCAACTGTTAGCAGACTTCCTCTCTCCTTatagcacagagacgcagttcCTTGACAAGATGTTGCCTGACGTCAACCTGG GAAGGATTTTTAAGTCTGTACCTGGGAAACTCATTAAGGAG AAAGGACAAAACCTGGAGCCATTCCTCCAGTCCTTCTTGATCTCGTGCGAGCAACCGAAACCCAAACCGAGCCGTCCTGAACTCACCGTGCTCAGCCCCACTGCTGGCAGCAACAAAAAG CTCTACAACAATCTTTATAAAAACAACGCCGGCCAAGCTGACAGCACGGACAGGAAGCATAAGCAGAACTATTTTCTGGAGCAGATGGAGCTGGAGGGTGTTTATGACTACATGATGTATGTGG gtCGTGTAGTTTTCCACATGCCTGACTGGCTGCACCATGTGCTCTCTGCCGGCCGTATACTTGTTAAGAAGACTCTGGAGGCTTACATGGACCAGTACCTCCAGTACAAACTGGACCAGATCCTACAGGAGCATCGTCTCGTCTCCCTAATCACGCTCTTGAGAG
- the cnr1 gene encoding cannabinoid receptor 1: protein MKSVLDGVADTTFRTITSGLQYLGSNDASYDDATIDADFVKGSYSFQKPPSAFRSSSFPDKVGPDEELIVKGLPFYPTNGTDLFGNQSLGEDGSSVQCGENFMDMECFMILTPSQQLAVAVMSLTLGTFTVLENLVVLCVILHSRTLRCRPSYHFIGSLAIADLLGSVIFVYSFLDFHIFHRKDSPNIFLFKLGGVTASFTASVGSLFLTAIDRYISIHRPLAYRRIVTRTKAVIAFCMMWAISIIIAVLPLLGWNCIRLNSVCSDIFPLIDENYLMFWIGVTSILLIFIIYAYMYILWKAHHHAVRMLSRTSQKSLVVYNTDGTKVQTTRPEQARMDIRLAKTLVLILVVLVICWGPLLAIMVYDLFWKMNDDIKTVFAFCSMLCLLNSTVNPIIYALRSKDLRRAFLATCQGCRSSSSITQQLDNSLESDCQNRNLHIHANRAAESCVKTTVKIAKVTMSVSTETSAEAV, encoded by the coding sequence ATGAAGTCTGTTCTGGATGGCGTGGCAGACACCACCTTCAGGACCATCACCTCTGGCCTCCAATACCTTGGGTCCAATGATGCCAGCTACGATGATGCCACTATCGACGCTGATTTTGTCAAAGGCAGCTACTCATTTCAGAAGCCACCATCTGCATTCCGCAGCAGCTCCTTCCCGGATAAAGTGGGGCCGGATGAGGAACTAATCGTTAAAGGGCTTCCTTTTTATCCCACCAATGGCACAGATCTGTTTGGGAACCAGAGTCTGGGGGAGGATGGGtctagtgtacagtgtggagaGAACTTCATGGACATGGAGTGTTTCATGATCCTGACTCCAAGCCAGCAGTTGGCAGTAGCGGTCATGTCTCTGACACTGGGAACCTTCACGGTTCTGGAGAACCTTGTGGTCCTGTGTGTGATATTGCACTCACGCACACTGCGCTGCAGACCTTCTTATCACTTCATTGGTAGCCTGGCCATTGCAGATTTGCTGGGCAGTGTCATTTTTGTCTACAGTTTCTTAGACTTCCACATCTTTCACCGCAAAGATAGTCCcaacatatttttgtttaagCTTGGAGGTGTCACAGCGTCCTTTACCGCTTCTGTTGGGAGTCTCTTTCTCACAGCCATCGATCGATATATCTCAATCCATCGCCCGCTGGCCTACCGACGCATCGTGACACGAACCAAGGCAGTGATTGCTTTCTGCATGATGTGGGCCATTTCCATCATCATTGCAGTGCTTCCACTTCTTGGATGGAACTGCATACGCTTAAACTCTGTGTGTTCGGACATCTTCCCACTCATTGATGAAAACTACCTGATGTTCTGGATTGGCGTGACCAGCATCCTTTTGATTTTCATCATCTACGCATACATGTACATCCTGTGGAAGGCCCACCACCATGCCGTACGAATGCTTAGTCGGACCTCACAGAAAAGTCTGGTGGTTTACAACACGGATGGCACCAAGGTCCAGACCACCCGACCTGAGCAAGCCAGGATGGACATTCGCCTCGCCAAGACGCTTGTTCTCATTCTGGTGGTCCTGGTGATCTGCTGGGGCCCCTTGCTGGCCATCATGGTGTATGACCTTTTCTGGAAGATGAATGATGACATCAAGACAGTGTTTGCTTTCTGCAGCATGCTCTGCTTGCTCAACTCCACAGTGAACCCCATCATTTATGCACTGAGGAGTAAAGACCTGCGCCGGGCCTTTTTGGCCACCTGCCAAGGTTgcaggagcagcagcagcatcacacAGCAGTTAGACAACAGCTTGGAGTCGGACTGCCAGAACCGCAACCTGCATATCCATGCCAACCGAGCAGCCGAGAGCTGTGTCAAGACCACTGTGAAAATAGCCAAAGTGACCATGTCCGTCTCTACCGAAACCTCGGCTGAAGCCGTCTAA